Proteins co-encoded in one Alcanivorax sp. genomic window:
- the gyrA gene encoding DNA gyrase subunit A, translating to MSDLAREVTPVNIEDELKQSYLDYAMSVIVGRALPDVRDGLKPVHRRVLFAMHELNNDWNKPYKKSARVVGDVIGKYHPHGDSAVYDTIVRMAQPFSLRYMLVDGQGNFGSIDGDSAAAMRYTEVRMAKIAHELLADLDKETVDFVDNYDGTEKIPDVMPTRVPNLLVNGSSGIAVGMATNIPPHNLGEVVDGCLALIDDDSLTPDDLMQYIKGPDFPTAAIINGRAGIVQAYRTGRGRVYMRARAEIEATDKSGKEAIIVTEIPYQVNKARLIEKIAELVKDKKIEGITELRDESDKEGMRIVIELRKGENAEVVLNNLYQQTQMESVFGINTVALVDGQPKTLNLRELLDAFIRHRREVVTRRTVFELRKAREKAHLLEGLAVALSNIDPVIELIKSSPSGAEAKEKLLAKGWAPGDVLQMLERAGGENAARPDGLDEQYGLRDDLYYLSPEQAQAILDLRLQKLTGLEREKLINDYQELLEVIAELMLILADPERLMQVIRDELVAVREEYGDERRSEIVASRLDLSMEDLIAEETVVVTLSNGGYAKMQPIDTYRAQKRGGRGKSAGQLKDEDYVEHLLVAGTHDTLLLFTDAGKVFWLRTFELPQGGRASRGKPIVNLLPALGNEERITAILRLDADMVRQQKADAAEDEDETVVEAEDVVEDAVDGDEAEAVPDTVPGPFIFMATSSGVVKRTQLANFARPRSSGLIAVKLQEGEHLVNVAITQGHEDVMLVARNGKAVRFHQSKVRVMSRLARGVRGIKLADGVDVISLIVPEENGQILTASEKGYGKRTPLTEYPTKGRGGQGVIAMVINERNGELVGATQVFGEEDIMLISNQGTLVRTGVDQISTSGRNTQGVRLIRLGEEEKLCGLATIPELEGAEEDDELDGEEGEVIEGEATPEAPASDASDDAEE from the coding sequence ATGTCGGATCTCGCCAGAGAAGTTACCCCGGTAAACATCGAAGACGAACTCAAGCAGTCGTACCTGGATTACGCCATGAGCGTGATCGTCGGTCGTGCACTGCCTGACGTACGCGACGGCCTCAAGCCGGTACACCGCCGCGTGTTGTTCGCCATGCATGAGCTGAACAACGACTGGAACAAGCCTTACAAGAAATCCGCCCGTGTGGTCGGTGACGTGATTGGTAAGTATCACCCCCATGGTGATTCCGCCGTGTACGACACCATCGTACGGATGGCGCAGCCTTTTTCCCTGCGCTACATGCTGGTGGATGGTCAGGGGAACTTCGGTTCCATCGACGGTGACTCCGCCGCGGCCATGCGTTACACCGAAGTGCGCATGGCCAAGATCGCCCATGAATTGCTGGCGGATCTGGACAAGGAAACCGTGGATTTCGTCGATAACTACGACGGCACGGAAAAGATTCCCGATGTGATGCCCACCCGGGTCCCCAACCTGCTGGTGAACGGTTCCTCCGGTATCGCCGTGGGTATGGCCACCAATATACCGCCCCATAACCTGGGCGAGGTGGTGGATGGCTGTCTGGCGCTGATCGACGACGACAGCCTGACCCCGGACGACCTGATGCAGTACATCAAAGGGCCGGATTTCCCCACCGCCGCGATCATCAACGGTCGCGCTGGCATCGTGCAGGCCTACCGCACCGGCCGTGGCCGTGTGTACATGCGCGCCCGTGCCGAGATCGAGGCCACCGACAAGAGCGGCAAAGAAGCCATCATCGTTACCGAGATTCCCTATCAGGTGAACAAGGCGCGGTTGATCGAGAAGATTGCCGAGCTGGTGAAAGACAAGAAGATTGAAGGCATCACCGAACTGCGCGACGAATCCGACAAGGAAGGCATGCGCATCGTGATCGAGCTGCGTAAGGGCGAGAACGCGGAAGTGGTGCTGAACAACCTCTATCAGCAGACCCAGATGGAGTCGGTTTTCGGCATCAACACCGTGGCACTGGTGGATGGCCAGCCCAAGACCCTGAACCTGCGTGAGCTGCTGGATGCCTTTATCCGTCACCGCCGTGAAGTGGTGACCCGTCGTACCGTGTTCGAACTGCGCAAGGCCCGTGAAAAGGCCCACCTGCTGGAAGGCCTGGCGGTGGCCCTGAGCAACATCGATCCGGTAATCGAGCTGATCAAGAGTTCCCCGAGTGGCGCGGAAGCGAAAGAGAAGCTGCTGGCCAAGGGCTGGGCGCCCGGCGATGTGCTGCAGATGCTGGAGCGTGCCGGTGGTGAAAATGCTGCCCGCCCGGACGGCCTCGACGAGCAGTACGGTCTGCGTGATGACCTGTATTACCTGAGCCCGGAACAGGCCCAGGCGATTCTCGATCTGCGTCTGCAGAAGCTGACCGGCCTCGAGCGCGAGAAGCTGATCAACGACTACCAGGAACTGCTGGAAGTGATCGCCGAGCTGATGCTGATCCTGGCGGATCCGGAGCGCCTGATGCAGGTGATCCGTGACGAGCTGGTTGCTGTGCGTGAAGAGTATGGCGACGAGCGTCGCTCCGAGATCGTGGCCTCCCGCCTGGATCTCAGCATGGAAGACCTGATCGCCGAAGAAACCGTGGTGGTGACCCTCTCCAACGGCGGTTACGCCAAGATGCAGCCCATTGATACCTACCGCGCCCAGAAGCGGGGTGGGCGCGGCAAGTCCGCCGGGCAATTGAAAGACGAAGATTACGTGGAGCACCTGCTGGTAGCGGGCACCCACGATACCCTGTTGCTGTTCACCGACGCCGGCAAGGTGTTCTGGTTGCGCACCTTCGAGCTGCCCCAAGGCGGCCGCGCCTCCCGGGGCAAGCCGATCGTGAACCTGTTGCCGGCTCTGGGGAATGAAGAGCGGATTACCGCTATTCTGCGCCTCGATGCCGACATGGTGCGTCAGCAGAAAGCCGATGCGGCGGAAGACGAAGACGAGACCGTGGTTGAGGCCGAGGACGTGGTGGAAGACGCGGTGGACGGCGATGAGGCCGAAGCAGTGCCAGATACCGTGCCCGGTCCGTTCATCTTCATGGCCACCTCCAGCGGTGTGGTCAAGCGTACCCAGCTGGCCAACTTTGCCCGTCCGCGCAGCTCCGGCCTGATCGCCGTGAAACTGCAGGAAGGCGAGCATCTGGTCAACGTGGCCATCACCCAGGGCCACGAAGACGTGATGCTGGTGGCGCGCAACGGCAAGGCCGTGCGCTTCCATCAGTCCAAGGTGCGTGTCATGAGCCGCCTGGCCCGCGGTGTACGCGGTATCAAGCTGGCTGACGGCGTGGACGTGATCTCCCTGATCGTGCCGGAAGAAAACGGCCAGATCCTTACGGCCTCCGAAAAGGGCTATGGCAAGCGTACCCCGCTCACCGAGTATCCCACCAAAGGGCGCGGTGGCCAGGGTGTTATCGCCATGGTGATCAACGAGCGTAACGGTGAGCTGGTGGGCGCGACCCAGGTGTTCGGCGAAGAGGACATCATGCTGATCTCCAACCAGGGCACCCTGGTGCGTACCGGCGTGGACCAGATCAGCACCTCAGGCCGTAACACCCAGGGCGTGCGTCTGATTCGTCTCGGCGAGGAAGAAAAACTCTGCGGCCTGGCCACCATTCCGGAACTGGAAGGGGCCGAGGAAGACGACGAGCTGGACGGTGAAGAGGGCGAGGTGATTGAAGGGGAAGCCACCCCGGAAGCACCGGCGTCCGACGCCAGCGACGACGCAGAGGAATAA
- the serC gene encoding 3-phosphoserine/phosphohydroxythreonine transaminase, whose translation MSRAYNFCAGPAALPTAVLEQAQQEMLDFQGKGLSIMEMSHRDKVFVDIAEKAEQDLRDLMGISDDYAVLFLQGGASTQFAMVPMNLLGEGETADYINTGQWSKKAIKEAGRYGNINVAASSEDTHFTTVPPQDSWNLSANPAYVHYCPNETIGGLEYSFIPEVGSTPLVADMSSTILSRPVDVNRFGLIYAGAQKNIGPAGLTLVIVRKDLLGKAGAHVPAMLNYQTHADNGSMYNTPPTYAWYLAGLVFQWLKKQGGVANMAETNQRKAEKLYGFIDGSDFYSNPVEVISRSQMNVPFVLADDRLDKQFLAEADAAGLLNLKGHRSVGGMRASIYNAVPEAAVDALITFMAEFETRNA comes from the coding sequence ATGTCCCGCGCCTATAACTTCTGCGCAGGGCCGGCGGCGTTGCCGACGGCGGTACTGGAACAGGCCCAACAGGAAATGCTCGATTTCCAGGGCAAGGGTCTGTCCATTATGGAGATGAGCCACCGGGACAAGGTCTTCGTGGATATCGCCGAAAAGGCCGAACAGGATCTGCGTGACCTGATGGGCATCAGCGACGATTACGCCGTGCTGTTCTTGCAGGGCGGCGCGTCCACCCAGTTCGCCATGGTGCCCATGAACCTGTTGGGCGAGGGCGAAACCGCCGACTACATCAATACCGGGCAGTGGTCGAAGAAGGCGATCAAGGAAGCCGGTCGCTACGGCAACATTAATGTGGCCGCCAGCAGTGAAGACACCCACTTCACCACGGTACCGCCCCAGGACAGCTGGAACCTCTCCGCCAACCCGGCCTACGTGCATTACTGCCCCAATGAAACCATTGGCGGGCTGGAATACAGCTTCATCCCCGAGGTGGGCAGCACGCCGCTGGTGGCGGACATGAGCTCCACCATCCTGTCCCGTCCGGTGGATGTGAACCGCTTTGGCCTGATCTACGCCGGTGCCCAGAAGAATATCGGCCCCGCCGGTTTGACCCTGGTCATCGTGCGCAAGGATCTGCTTGGCAAGGCCGGCGCCCATGTGCCCGCCATGCTCAACTACCAGACCCATGCGGACAACGGCAGCATGTACAACACCCCGCCCACCTATGCCTGGTACCTGGCCGGCCTGGTATTCCAATGGCTGAAAAAGCAGGGCGGCGTGGCCAATATGGCAGAAACCAACCAGCGCAAGGCCGAAAAGCTGTATGGTTTCATTGATGGCAGCGATTTCTACAGCAACCCGGTGGAAGTGATCAGCCGCAGCCAGATGAATGTGCCTTTCGTGCTGGCCGATGATCGCCTGGACAAGCAGTTCCTGGCGGAAGCCGATGCCGCAGGCCTGCTCAACCTGAAAGGCCACCGCAGCGTGGGCGGCATGCGTGCCAGCATTTATAACGCGGTGCCGGAAGCCGCCGTGGATGCCCTGATTACCTTCATGGCAGAGTTTGAGACAAGGAACGCCTGA
- the pheA gene encoding prephenate dehydratase — MTESLDNLRNQIDELDQKLQDLLNERAALAHKVAEVKIATDPNPVFYRPEREAQVLRRVKERNQGPLDGETMARFFREVMSACLALEQRMKVAFLGPEGTFTQQAALKHFGHAVESVPLGAIDEVFREVEAGAAHYGVVPVENSTEGVVNHTLDTFMTSELKICGEVELRIHHHLLAGQHTQRDKVTRVYSHQQTLAQCRQWLDAHMPGVERIAVSSNAEAARRLKDEWNAMAIAGEMAEELYGLEAVQRNIEDRPDNTTRFLIIGRQDTPASGKDKTSLMISGKNRPGLLFEVLAPFRDEGINLTRLESRPSRTANWSYVFFVDCEGHKEEGNLQAVLDKLEAAGNTIKLLGSYPKAVL; from the coding sequence ATGACCGAAAGTCTCGACAACTTGCGTAACCAGATCGACGAGCTGGATCAGAAGCTGCAGGATCTGCTTAACGAGCGTGCCGCCCTGGCGCACAAGGTGGCGGAAGTGAAGATTGCCACCGACCCCAACCCGGTGTTCTACCGTCCGGAGCGTGAAGCCCAGGTGCTGCGCCGGGTGAAAGAGCGTAACCAGGGGCCGCTGGATGGCGAAACCATGGCGCGCTTCTTCCGTGAGGTCATGAGTGCCTGCCTGGCGCTGGAACAGCGCATGAAAGTGGCTTTCCTGGGTCCGGAAGGCACCTTCACCCAGCAGGCCGCGCTCAAGCATTTTGGCCATGCGGTGGAGTCCGTGCCGCTGGGTGCCATCGATGAAGTGTTCCGGGAAGTGGAAGCCGGCGCCGCTCACTATGGTGTGGTACCGGTGGAAAACTCCACCGAAGGGGTGGTCAACCACACCCTGGATACCTTCATGACTTCCGAACTGAAGATCTGTGGTGAAGTGGAACTGCGTATCCATCATCACCTGCTGGCCGGCCAGCATACCCAGCGTGACAAGGTCACCCGGGTGTACTCCCACCAGCAGACCCTGGCCCAGTGCCGCCAGTGGCTGGACGCCCACATGCCCGGTGTGGAGCGCATCGCGGTGAGCTCCAATGCGGAAGCGGCCCGTCGTCTCAAGGACGAGTGGAACGCCATGGCCATCGCCGGGGAAATGGCGGAGGAGCTGTATGGGCTGGAAGCGGTGCAGCGCAACATCGAGGATCGTCCGGACAACACCACTCGGTTCCTGATCATCGGTCGCCAGGACACCCCGGCCTCCGGCAAGGACAAGACCAGCCTGATGATCAGCGGCAAAAACCGCCCGGGGCTGTTGTTTGAGGTGCTGGCGCCGTTCCGGGACGAAGGGATCAACCTCACGCGTCTGGAGTCCCGCCCGTCCCGCACCGCCAACTGGAGCTACGTGTTCTTCGTGGACTGCGAAGGTCACAAGGAAGAGGGCAATCTGCAGGCAGTGCTGGACAAACTGGAAGCCGCCGGCAACACCATCAAGCTGCTGGGTTCCTATCCAAAAGCGGTACTCTAA
- the hisC gene encoding histidinol-phosphate transaminase yields the protein MTCDYIQLANNGIQQLKPYEPGKPIDELERELGVTDIVKLASNENPLGASHKALHALKHMHELHLYPDGATFSLKAALAEKLNVAGNQLTLGNGSNDVLDMIARAYLQEGDEAIFSEYAFAVYPIVTLACNAKPVQVPSNLFGHDLAAMAEAVTDRTRVIFVANPNNPTGTWFNAHALDEFLSRIPERVIVVLDEAYFEYVEESHYPNGIERLGKYPNLIVTRTFSKIYGLAGLRVGYGISSPEIADVLNRVRQPFNVNTPAQIAAEAALQDDDHIENSRGENTSGLVQIAEGLQKLHLEQIPSVANFIAFDCGQPAMPVYEGLLKEGVIVRPLGGYGMPNHLRVTIGTSRENERFLIALKHVLQDLADG from the coding sequence ATGACCTGCGACTACATCCAATTAGCCAACAACGGTATCCAGCAGCTCAAGCCCTACGAGCCGGGCAAGCCCATCGACGAGCTGGAGCGTGAGCTGGGGGTCACTGACATCGTCAAGCTGGCCAGTAATGAAAACCCGCTGGGTGCCAGCCATAAAGCCCTGCATGCGCTCAAGCATATGCACGAGCTGCACCTGTACCCGGACGGTGCCACCTTTTCGCTGAAAGCGGCACTGGCAGAAAAACTCAATGTGGCCGGCAACCAGCTGACCCTGGGCAACGGTTCCAACGACGTGCTCGACATGATTGCCCGCGCCTACCTGCAGGAAGGCGACGAGGCCATTTTTTCCGAGTATGCCTTTGCGGTGTATCCCATCGTGACCTTGGCCTGCAATGCCAAGCCGGTGCAGGTGCCCTCCAACCTGTTTGGCCATGATCTGGCGGCCATGGCAGAGGCGGTCACCGACCGCACCCGGGTGATTTTCGTGGCCAATCCGAACAATCCCACCGGTACCTGGTTCAATGCCCATGCCCTGGATGAATTCCTGTCGCGGATCCCGGAGCGGGTGATCGTGGTGCTGGACGAGGCCTACTTCGAGTACGTTGAGGAAAGCCATTATCCCAACGGCATTGAGCGTCTCGGCAAATACCCGAACCTGATCGTGACCCGCACCTTCTCCAAGATCTATGGCCTTGCCGGTCTGCGGGTGGGCTACGGCATTTCCAGCCCGGAGATTGCGGATGTGCTCAACCGGGTGCGTCAGCCGTTTAACGTGAACACCCCGGCCCAGATCGCCGCGGAAGCCGCGCTGCAGGACGATGATCACATCGAGAATTCCCGCGGCGAGAACACCAGCGGCCTGGTGCAGATCGCCGAAGGGCTGCAGAAACTGCACCTGGAGCAGATTCCGTCCGTGGCCAACTTCATCGCCTTTGACTGCGGCCAGCCGGCCATGCCGGTCTATGAGGGCCTGCTCAAGGAAGGGGTGATCGTGCGGCCGCTGGGCGGCTACGGCATGCCCAACCATCTGCGGGTGACCATCGGCACCAGTCGCGAGAATGAGCGCTTCCTGATTGCCCTCAAGCACGTGCTGCAGGATCTGGCCGATGGGTGA
- a CDS encoding bifunctional prephenate dehydrogenase/3-phosphoshikimate 1-carboxyvinyltransferase gives MSEPLFNRIAIIGLGLIGGSFAAAARENGLARSIVAGSRSARTLEQGIALGVVDDGSQDLAEAVAGADLVFVSTPVSAMGKVLAALKPGLSRTAIVTDGGSVKGNVMSAARDALGEHYARFVPGHPIAGKEKSGVTAADASLYRDHRVILTPTDDTDPAATAKVRAIWTAMGAEVLQMSPDYHDQVLAETSHLPHLLAFSLVDTLARQGDSNEIFRYAAGGFRDFTRIASSDPVMWHDIFRENKDALLQALGLFSDGIDRFRDAVEKGDSDALMGIMTRANTARAHFMAMNGRTSYTRAQHSGDDTIMTDNSKANPTYLMSPGGKLNGRIRVPGDKSMSHRSIMLGSLADGVTEVEGFLEGEDALATLQAFRDMGVVIEGPNNGQVTIHGVGLNGLKAPSKPLYMGNSGTSMRLLTGLLAGQAFDVELTGDASLSKRPMERVAKPLRDMGAQITTGDEGRPPVRIRGGQPLKAIHYDLPMASAQVKSAVLLGGLYAEGETSVTEPAPTRDHTERMLGGFGYAVRRDGATSAVQGGGKLTACKLEVPADISSAAFFLVGASIAEGSEVTLPHVGINPTRTGVIDILKLMGADIRLENQRDAGGEPVADIVVKSAPLKGIEIPEELVPLAIDEFPAIFIAAACAEGDTILRGAEELRVKESDRIQVMADGLAALGVDHEVFEDGIRITGGEFGGGEIQSHGDHRIAMSFAMASLRATGPITIHDCANVATSFPGFAQLSAHAGLQLEEK, from the coding sequence ATGTCTGAACCCCTCTTCAATCGCATTGCCATCATTGGCCTCGGCCTGATTGGCGGTTCCTTTGCCGCTGCCGCCCGTGAAAACGGCTTGGCCCGCTCCATCGTGGCTGGCTCGCGCTCGGCGCGCACCCTGGAGCAGGGCATTGCCCTGGGGGTGGTGGATGACGGTAGCCAGGATCTGGCCGAAGCGGTAGCCGGTGCTGATCTGGTGTTTGTTTCCACCCCCGTGTCGGCCATGGGCAAGGTGCTGGCGGCGCTGAAGCCAGGACTTTCCCGCACCGCCATCGTCACCGACGGCGGCAGTGTGAAGGGCAATGTGATGAGTGCGGCCCGTGACGCTCTGGGCGAGCATTACGCCCGTTTCGTGCCCGGCCATCCCATTGCCGGCAAGGAAAAGAGCGGTGTCACTGCAGCAGATGCCAGCCTTTACCGGGATCACCGGGTGATCCTGACGCCCACCGACGATACCGATCCGGCGGCCACCGCCAAAGTGCGCGCTATCTGGACCGCCATGGGCGCCGAAGTGCTGCAGATGTCCCCGGATTATCACGACCAGGTGCTGGCGGAAACCAGCCATTTGCCGCATCTTCTCGCGTTTTCGCTGGTAGATACCCTGGCGAGGCAGGGGGATTCCAACGAGATTTTCCGCTATGCTGCCGGCGGTTTTCGGGACTTCACCCGGATTGCCAGCTCTGACCCGGTCATGTGGCACGACATTTTCCGGGAGAACAAGGATGCCCTGTTGCAGGCGCTGGGCCTGTTCAGCGATGGCATCGACCGTTTCCGCGATGCCGTGGAAAAAGGGGATTCCGATGCCCTGATGGGCATCATGACCCGCGCCAACACGGCCCGGGCACACTTTATGGCCATGAACGGGCGCACTTCCTATACGCGCGCCCAACATTCAGGTGACGACACAATCATGACAGACAATAGCAAGGCCAACCCGACCTATCTGATGAGCCCGGGTGGCAAGCTGAATGGCCGCATTCGCGTGCCCGGCGACAAATCCATGTCCCATCGCTCCATCATGCTGGGTTCCCTGGCAGACGGCGTGACCGAGGTAGAAGGTTTTCTCGAAGGCGAAGACGCCCTCGCTACCCTGCAGGCATTCCGCGACATGGGCGTGGTGATTGAAGGCCCCAACAATGGTCAGGTGACTATTCATGGCGTGGGCCTGAATGGCCTGAAGGCGCCCTCCAAGCCGCTGTACATGGGCAATTCCGGTACGTCCATGCGCCTGCTCACCGGGCTGCTGGCCGGTCAGGCCTTTGATGTGGAACTGACGGGGGATGCGTCCCTGTCCAAGCGTCCCATGGAGCGGGTGGCCAAGCCCCTGCGTGACATGGGCGCCCAGATCACCACCGGTGACGAAGGTCGTCCGCCGGTGCGTATCCGTGGTGGTCAGCCGCTCAAGGCGATCCACTATGATCTGCCCATGGCCTCGGCCCAGGTGAAATCCGCCGTCTTGCTGGGCGGCCTGTATGCCGAAGGGGAAACCTCCGTCACCGAACCGGCCCCCACCCGTGACCACACCGAGCGCATGCTGGGTGGCTTCGGTTACGCCGTACGCCGTGATGGTGCCACCAGCGCGGTGCAGGGCGGTGGCAAGCTCACCGCCTGCAAGTTGGAAGTCCCGGCAGACATTTCCTCTGCCGCCTTTTTCCTGGTCGGCGCGTCCATTGCTGAAGGCAGCGAAGTGACCCTGCCGCACGTGGGCATCAATCCCACCCGTACCGGCGTGATCGACATCCTCAAGCTGATGGGGGCGGATATCCGCCTGGAGAACCAGCGTGATGCCGGTGGCGAGCCGGTGGCCGATATTGTGGTTAAATCCGCGCCGCTGAAGGGTATTGAGATTCCCGAGGAGCTGGTGCCCCTGGCCATTGACGAATTCCCGGCCATCTTCATCGCCGCCGCCTGTGCCGAGGGCGACACCATCCTGCGTGGCGCCGAAGAGCTGCGGGTGAAGGAGTCTGACCGTATCCAGGTCATGGCCGATGGTCTGGCCGCTCTGGGTGTGGACCATGAAGTGTTTGAAGACGGTATCCGCATCACCGGCGGCGAGTTCGGTGGTGGCGAAATCCAGTCCCACGGTGATCACCGTATCGCCATGAGCTTTGCCATGGCCTCCCTGCGCGCCACAGGCCCCATCACCATTCATGATTGTGCCAATGTGGCCACCAGCTTCCCGGGCTTTGCCCAGTTGTCTGCCCACGCTGGTCTCCAGCTGGAGGAAAAATGA
- the cmk gene encoding (d)CMP kinase produces the protein MTETAVLTIDGPVSSGKGTVARRVAARLGWHLLDSGALYRVLGYYARNQGVALDDEAALVALAKSLPVRFLEQQGETAVILEGEDVSNIIRQESVGELASQVAVLQPVRDALLARQQAFAESPGLVADGRDMGTVVFTAAPLKIYLTASAEERARRRFEQLKQKGFGATLATLVEDIRTRDDRDMNREVAPLRPADDAVVIDSTTLSVDDVVNRILDEAAARQLV, from the coding sequence ATGACGGAAACCGCCGTACTCACCATCGACGGGCCGGTTTCCTCCGGTAAGGGTACCGTGGCGCGGCGGGTGGCAGCCCGTCTGGGCTGGCACTTGCTGGATTCCGGTGCGCTCTATCGTGTTCTGGGCTATTACGCCAGAAATCAAGGGGTTGCGCTGGATGACGAGGCTGCGCTGGTGGCCCTGGCCAAGTCCCTGCCGGTGCGTTTTCTGGAGCAGCAGGGCGAGACTGCGGTGATTCTGGAGGGGGAAGACGTCTCCAACATCATCCGTCAGGAAAGTGTGGGCGAGCTGGCCAGCCAGGTGGCGGTATTGCAGCCCGTGCGTGATGCCCTGCTGGCCCGCCAGCAGGCATTTGCCGAATCCCCGGGCCTGGTGGCCGATGGCCGTGATATGGGCACCGTGGTATTCACTGCTGCCCCCCTCAAGATTTACCTCACTGCCAGCGCCGAAGAGCGCGCCAGACGGCGCTTTGAGCAGTTGAAGCAAAAGGGCTTTGGTGCTACCCTCGCGACCCTTGTTGAGGACATCCGCACCCGGGATGACCGTGACATGAACCGTGAGGTGGCGCCATTGCGCCCGGCAGACGATGCCGTGGTGATCGATTCCACCACACTCTCGGTTGATGACGTGGTAAACCGGATTCTCGACGAGGCTGCGGCGCGACAGCTGGTCTGA
- the rpsA gene encoding 30S ribosomal protein S1, whose amino-acid sequence MTESFADLFEESLKDLDVARGSIIKGTVVSIDSDWVTVNAGLKSEGIIARDEFINEAGELEIAEGDEVDVAVDAIDDGMGFTRLSREKAKRAEVWGELEKAFDEDEIVKGQISGKVKGGFTVDIGPIRAFLPGSLVDIRPVRDVAHLEGKELDFKVIKLDPKRNNVVVSRRAVMEAEHSQEREALLESLQEGMEVKGIVKNLTDYGAFVDLGGIDGLLHITDMAWKRIKHPSEIVEVGQEIDVKVLKFDREKMRVSLGLKQLGEDPWHDIVGKYPEGAKVKAKVTNLTDYGCFAEIEEGVEGLVHVSEMDWTNKNIHPSKVVEIGDEVEVMILDIDEDRRRISLGIKQCQSNPWDAFEQKYQKGERISGKIKSITDFGIFIGLEGGIDGLVHLSDISWEEQGEDAVRNFNKGDELETVVLSIDAERERISLGIKQLTDDPFAQYVAANDKGAIVKGVVKAVDAKAATVELAENVEGTLRASEISRDRVNDATEVLNVGDEVEAKIVNVDRKNRVLSLSIKSKDQADEREAMDNLSEQQDANAPKTIGDLIKQQMENSNES is encoded by the coding sequence ATGACTGAATCTTTTGCTGATCTTTTTGAAGAAAGCCTCAAGGACCTCGACGTAGCTCGTGGTTCCATCATCAAGGGCACCGTTGTATCCATCGATAGCGACTGGGTAACCGTCAACGCTGGCCTGAAATCCGAAGGCATCATTGCCCGTGACGAATTCATCAACGAGGCAGGTGAACTGGAAATCGCCGAAGGCGACGAAGTAGATGTAGCCGTAGATGCCATCGACGATGGCATGGGCTTCACTCGCCTGTCCCGTGAAAAAGCCAAGCGCGCCGAAGTATGGGGCGAGCTGGAAAAAGCTTTCGACGAAGACGAAATCGTAAAAGGTCAGATCTCTGGCAAGGTAAAAGGCGGCTTCACCGTAGATATCGGTCCGATCCGTGCCTTCCTGCCGGGCTCTCTGGTAGACATCCGTCCGGTGCGCGACGTTGCTCACCTGGAAGGCAAAGAGCTGGACTTCAAAGTCATCAAGCTGGATCCCAAGCGCAACAACGTGGTCGTTTCCCGTCGTGCGGTGATGGAAGCCGAGCACTCTCAAGAGCGTGAAGCACTGCTGGAATCCCTTCAGGAAGGCATGGAAGTCAAGGGTATCGTGAAGAACCTGACCGACTACGGTGCGTTCGTGGACCTGGGCGGCATCGACGGCCTGCTGCACATCACCGATATGGCCTGGAAGCGCATCAAGCATCCGAGCGAGATCGTGGAAGTGGGTCAGGAAATCGACGTCAAGGTACTGAAGTTCGACCGCGAGAAGATGCGTGTTTCCCTGGGTCTGAAGCAGCTGGGCGAAGATCCGTGGCACGACATCGTGGGCAAGTACCCGGAAGGTGCCAAGGTGAAGGCCAAGGTAACCAACCTGACCGACTACGGCTGCTTCGCCGAGATCGAGGAAGGTGTAGAGGGTCTGGTTCACGTATCCGAAATGGATTGGACCAACAAGAACATCCACCCGTCCAAGGTTGTAGAGATCGGCGACGAAGTGGAAGTGATGATCCTGGACATCGACGAAGATCGTCGTCGTATCTCCCTGGGTATCAAGCAGTGTCAGTCCAACCCGTGGGATGCCTTCGAGCAGAAGTACCAGAAAGGCGAGCGCATTTCCGGCAAGATCAAGTCCATCACTGACTTCGGTATCTTCATCGGTCTGGAAGGCGGCATCGACGGTCTGGTGCACCTGTCCGACATCTCCTGGGAAGAGCAGGGCGAAGATGCCGTGCGTAACTTCAACAAGGGTGACGAGCTGGAAACCGTGGTTCTCTCCATCGACGCAGAGCGCGAGAGAATTTCCTTGGGTATCAAGCAGTTGACAGACGATCCGTTTGCTCAGTATGTTGCAGCTAACGATAAGGGCGCAATTGTTAAGGGCGTAGTCAAAGCGGTAGACGCGAAAGCGGCCACCGTAGAGCTGGCTGAAAATGTCGAAGGTACCCTGCGTGCCAGCGAAATCAGCCGTGACCGCGTTAACGATGCGACCGAAGTGCTCAACGTGGGCGACGAAGTGGAAGCCAAGATCGTCAACGTTGATCGCAAGAACCGTGTACTGAGCTTGTCCATCAAGTCTAAGGATCAGGCTGATGAGCGTGAGGCCATGGACAACCTGTCTGAACAGCAGGATGCCAATGCGCCGAAGACCATCGGTGATCTGATCAAGCAGCAGATGGAAAACAGCAACGAGTCTTAA